One Takifugu flavidus isolate HTHZ2018 chromosome 3, ASM371156v2, whole genome shotgun sequence genomic window, AATGGGCAGTTTTAGCATCACTTTTAGGGTTTAAATGTTTTCTAATGTTTATGGACGAGTGACTGTTTCTACCCTGAGGGTCACCAGGTGAAGACACGCCCCCTACAAACATGAACCACGGCTCGAAAGATCATCAACATACATGTGTGGTTACGCCATTCCACTGGTCCGCATTTAACTCTATGTCCAGTCAAAGTCAGTAACCTTGGAAACCAGCAATCGGATAACAGCATATTTGACAGGATCGCCTGGAACACTCAAGGTGAGGCTTTCACGGCCCCGTGCACGAGGCTAACCTGAAGACTAGACTAGAATAGGTCCTCTAGGACCAGGTTCCTGTCACTGGCATGATGGGGAACATTGTTTTAGCAACAATATGACTGTAATCACGCACACTAAAGGCACTAAAGCAGTCTGAACACATCTGAACTGATCTGGATCCAACTGAGCCAAACTTGATCCGATTTAGACTAAACTGAACCGAACTGGACTTCAAATGAACTGAGCCAAACTGCTGGGTAGGGAGGCGCGTCCACTGGTCCAGGGGGTACAGACAGCCTCGCGCACAGACTACAAATCTGTAAAAAGGATGAAGACGTTGAGACAGATGTGGTCCAGCGGTTGCAGCCGGGCGGGCCTACCTGGTATGTGGAAGTGGCGGGGAACGGGCACATATGTAGAGGAGGGGGATTTGCCATCAGAAAAGGTGGATAAGCTGGGGGTGCTCCGACCACTTTCGCTGCCTTCGGTCGGGTTAAGGGAAGCAGTGCACgtcgggaggaaggagggagggttttgaagaaaagaaaggaaatcagGGAGAAAAATAAAGCAGGTTTAGACGGTAAAAACAATTTCAGTAGTTCCAGCTGAAGATGCAGGTGACATGTTGGTCCAGGTCCAGTTGATGTGGCGTGCTGAACCTCCCCACAcactccaccccccacccccgcgtcCCACAACCTAGACTTGAATTTAATCACTAGAATGAAGCTGCTATCTGGTTAGCATGGACAGCATTATGCTACGTTGTCTCCAGATCTTCTATACAGTAAGTCTGCATTACCCAAGAGACCAGGAGCTAAACCCTAACCTGCTGGCTCTGGATCTGGTGAGCAACAGAGACGTCATAATCTGCCACCTTCTTTCTTTTGGTGCTCAAATGATGTCATCTGGAGCCTTGAAGGAGGTTTAGCACGTCTCCAGGGAGCAGCAAAAAGTAACTTTAGACTTGAGGACGCTAACCCTGAGAGGGGCTGCTACAGTTCTTCAAAGACTGAATCCttgggttggggtggggtgttaTCTGATTGAACACACTCCCCTTCTTCCACTCAGACTGCGAGGAACCAGTAGATGacatcacacccacacacacacacaagtgctgGTTTAACCTGCAGCTGCCAAAATGACGGTTAGCATCACAGCTGTGCTTCGATGAGCTACGGGAGGGGGTCAGTCAAGTGACCCGGGTATGTTTAATGTCGGCAAACAGGACAACAGACTGAGCGGACAAGCACAATGAGGTGTCCTAGAGGACATCGTCTCAAACACACTCAGGTGAGTTAGACCATGCATGACAGCGACCACGACCACAGACACGTTGGTGCGACAAGTGCAAGCAGAATAAACCTAGGCGGTCCTGATGATGGACCCTGATGGACCCCAACATTAGCTACCATACTGAAAGACAACATCTGCTGACCATTCCACTGGGGGGGAGGACAAAAGAGAAAGACTACTGGGATTTTACCGTCGGGGAGAGGTAACCTGAGATGCAGGGATGTCCTAGGCTTAAGGTCAGGTAGGGGGTCCTGTTTCAACCCTGAGGGCGTTCAGGAGAAAGGAGGTTACGATTGGGTCTGGTATGAGTTTGCTGTCATGGGTAGCGTTAGCAGGTTCCTGGTCATGTTCTAATCCACGCAGCTGTGTTGTGAGCTCAAACATATGGTTCACTTGGACATAACGCACAGCTCATGCCATATTAGGTCAGTCAAACGGTGGTATCACAGCACTCCAGACGTTTGGACCCTCGTTCCTAGTCAAACACAGACAGGACCACCGTCTCGCTGCTGTTCCCTGGTCTGGGTTCAAATGTTCTGATCTTTaactctgcttttttttaacacccTTTCATccaatagcttttttttttttttttttaaaaaggtggcGTTGTTTTCTGTCCAACAGTGGTGAACCTGGAGGGGGGTCCATTGTGTCTATAGTGGACTAGGGCGGGGTCTCGGTGTGCTCGGATACCTCTGAAGTACGGGATGTagttgtgctgctgcagcatggtCAGGGTGGTGGGGTTCAGGTGATAAGACAAGCCTGCACTGCCCACTGCTGGTGCTGGCGAGTACTTACCACCATCAGCCCCACCAGGGCAGTACAGAGGCAGGGGGGAGGAGTCCCTGGCCCCACTGGGGGGGTATTTAAAGGCACCTGTGAGCATTagaggtggaggaaaagaaCAGGGTTGCATGAACGTCTGGTGGCGCTCTGATGAACAGTCTGAATTATCCTACAGGTCACATACGAACGGGTCGCTGGTGTCACGCTAGtcaaccagcagcagctaaaTTTATGTTCACCTTTTAAAGAGTCTCATGAACACACCGGAGCCACTCCAGAAGCACAAACGTACCTTGTTGACTGTAATTCTGAGGGGAACGAGAGGGCGTGTAGCGTCCGTAGCCACCCAGGGAGCTGTTGGAACTGGGGCTGGACGGCCTCCGCTGACGCGGGGATTTTTCCCCATCGCCCTGGATACGAAAAACACGTGGCGTTATCGCAGTCAGCTGATAGCGCTAAGAAAAAAGTTGCGAGTCCACGACCTCCTCTAGCGCTGCGGCAGGAGCCCACGTCTGACATTCATTTAGAATGAGGCAACACACGGCGAACATCAACACAGGACAAATGTCAGGGGACATGTTTAGTCCAGAGGTCCAAACGCAAGGACATGCTAaccaatgaaaaataaaaaagcgcTACGCTAATATTCTTACACAAACTACGTGACTAATACATCAAATGGTTGATGAGCAAGAAGCAAAATTTCCCATTGCTGCGATGTTGCGATGCTAACTCGGCTAAGCTAAGGCTCACTGACGTCGATGATGATGACAATGGATTTGTGTGACGGCCACACTAGCGTGACGTTACCTCGGTCATAGCAGGAGAAAGCAGCTGTGGGGACTGCAAATAAAGAGGGGAGAAAGCCAAGGTTACAAAAGCCAAAAGGGGAAAATTTAGGTCAGGTGGATGGTGGACAgagggacggatggacagatggacagatggacagatggacagatggacggatggatagATGATATTACCTCAATTGTAGAAGACAAAGGTAGCTGGGGAGACTGCAAATAGAGAGTAGAATACCAAGgttacagaaagaaaaagaaaaactcagttgaggtggatggatggatggatggatggatggatggatggatggatggatggtggatggatggatggatggatggatggatggatgggatggatgggtggaaaaTGAAACCTTAAACTACTGGAtgcaatggtccacaggggctatatattctcaagctctctccccagcgatttcagaactgaagaagccttctggatagaaggcgaaacgtcttcaagagaagaaacccagtccagttgacagagaaaactactttggatacaatgacctggatgattgagaatctacacagacatcttgcagTACCTCCAGAACATCTAACACGTGCGGCCCCTCTAATGTTCTCAGTTCTGATTCTCTCCATCCTCACTCCTCCCAACGAGgacctctgtctcctccagctctgcctcatGTCTAGACTCAACGTCTCTGTCTCTAAACCAAACAGCATCACTGGTCTCCCCAGAACCAACGCTCCCGCACACAGCAAGACAATGTTTAAACCTCACTGTGATTCGTTTTGGTGCCTCCTGCTGGTGAGAATACAAACTGCAGCAGTGTAAAACCTTTCTGGCGGCTACTTGGGAGCACGACTGAGCTCTTCACGAGGAGCTGAGCAGCGTCGGCGAGCGTTGACTGCCGATGGGTGACATGAATGAACGAATTAAGAACATCTAACGTGCTCTAGCTGAGCATTTCTGCGTCCGGCGGCAGGCGAGGCGGCTGAGCTTCGCTACCTCTGCGTAGTGTCGCTCCTCTGACGCGTAGCTGATGTACGGCGAGTATGACAACATGTCGGGTCTGTCGATGTTGTAGATGGCCTTGGTCTTCGGAAGCGCTGCCAGGTCTTTGTAGTCCAGCATCTCCTCCCCCAGTTTGGCCTGTGAGAGCATGCAGGAAAACGAATGTTAACATCCTTTTTGACCGCTGCTGCCCCCGATGGTGGCTGGAGGTAGTGCAGACTTACGTAGATGACTCTGCTGGGGGAGCCCGAGGCGCTGGAGGCCGGGACTGAAGTGATGCTCTCAGATGAAGTCCGGGTCGCCTGAAACGAGCCAGTAGATGCTTTTACCGGTGACGCACAGCTGCCTCACGCGCTGTGCATCCATACTCATGCTCCACGTGAAAGGAATTCACAGGTTTCTCCTCAAGAACTCACAGCAGAGTTTTAGTATTTCACACTCTGAGAACACACTCATGAAGGATTAGTTCTGAACAAACAACCATCCAGTGGTCAACAGCCTCCTCTGACTTCAGCTTTGAACCCTGGACATGATGGTCTTCATCTCATCTCCATCAATAGTTCTCTCTCTCATCAGCAGTATTCACACTCTTTACTCTGAGATGGGACCTCAGCTCTGGGACCTTCTACTTCTCTTGATCATCTTTGAGACGTTCCTACACATTGATTTTAGTCCACAGCCGTCTGTCAGTGAAAAAGAGAGAACCCTAGAACCTGGCATTCACCCTGACTGAGGTCCTGATCCTGTATGCAGCAAAATTCCAGAAGGTCAACCATCAGCGCAGCTCCTCCAATCTGAGTTTATGTCCACACAGAAGCTGAAAGCTGCTCTGATGGAACCAAGACTGAGACCTCATTCTAAGCATCGTGTTGGGATGAAGCCAGGCTCCTCTCGTGGCGTTCAGGAGCTGGGACAGGGATACTGATCAAAGTCCAGGCTGGACTAAAGACCCACAAAAAGAACCTTCAACCAGACCCAAACATCATCCAACTGAACTTGAGAAGATTCTGCAGAGAAGAAAGTCAGAATATCCACAAATCCAAACGTGAACCTTCAGCTGACTAAGGACTGACTAAATGGTCTGAACCCTGAACACAACATGCACcagtctctgtcctcctgggGAACTGGGAGAAGGCTGAGGAGACGTCAGAACATACAGGACATCCTAAAGTCTGCCAGCATCTAGTGGCCACAGcccacttcctgctctttcaccgtcaacaacagcagctgccGGGGGAACACGATGGAGTTTTGGCCACGTTCTCATGTGGACCTCTGAGGACTGATCTTTGTTCCTGAGTGCGCTGCAGATACATCCATCATAGCTCTCCGTCTGGGTGTGGCTTCTTAGTCAAACATCAGAACAGTTTCAACCCATGCAGCAGGTggttatggggggggggggggatgcagcGGAGCACCGACCTGTTGCTCTGGGATGTCACTGAGCTGTATCCGGACCTGCTTCTAGGGAGGAGATTGGTTATGGTGAGGGATGACAATGACAGATGATGGGTAAAAAGCGAGAAAACCCGAACAGCCGCAGGTCCACCTGAACACATCTGAAGGTGCTACCGATGCTTCTAGTTAACGCGGTTATCGCAACGCACAACCACAGGAACCAAAGTCCAGCAGGAGGGTCAGCTCAGACTCAACCACTGCTCAGAGAACGTGGTCTGAGCAGCCTGGAGAAGACCACATCTATGAGGGAAATGGTTTGGATCTCATCTACACACACAAGAAACACTTTTACCCCTCAATTTAACCCCATAAGGGATTATCCTGGGATTACCTGGGGATACTTTAGGATGAGCTGGAATTCAGGGGCTCTTTGCCCCTCCATTTCCTAAAAAGCAACGTGGCTGTAAGTTCTATGAGAGCACCTGTATCTTACGTACCTtactcttctcctccagcttggcTGCTTGTCTGCATGGAGGATGCCAGATGGACGATCCTGAGGACACAGAGCAGAACGCTGAGGGAACGTTTGAGAGGAATCTTGCCTGGACTAAAAGAACAGAACAGGAGATCCTGGACAGTCTCTGGATGTTCTCTCAGATGTCAGATTTCCTTCTGTCCTCAGGTACTCGTCACAGAACCCATTTCCGATGATAATTCCCAAACAGAAGAGTGGAAGATCTAACGAGAAGGAAAGTGAAACCCTTTACCTTGAAGGTacatttcctctccttctgcAAACATCTGCTCACAGCGGGCACAGCGGGCACACGTGGGGTGGTAGTGCTTCTCCCCAGCCTGGGAGAGACGACAGAGTTACAGGAACGTCAGGAGGACAGCCAGGAGACAACTTTTAAGAGGATAAGTCAAAAAACCGGAGCCTTCATCAAAAAGCTTTAATCTTCGACCCGACAAGGACGTGAGGAAATCTGCTTCAAGCGTCACCGCAGCAGGAATTCAACAGCTCTAAAAGGCTTCTACAGTGTCTACAATGTATCTAAAAGGTGAAGAACCCACACCAGTACGAGAACATTTGGGTGTTAGGCCTTTCTGGAGAAGCTCTCAGCTATCATCCGTCCATCTTTTCATGGTCATGCTGTGTGTTGAGTGTCTACTCCATATCAAACATCAGGGCTTTATTGAAACAATGAAACTACATTGTCAAAGAAAAAGCCAACACCCTCCTCCAGGGACAACATCCTGGCGAGGTGGTCAGTGTTCAGTCGGAAATCGGAccaacacagaaagaaaaacggATGGAAAACGAAGGTTTAGCAAACTCTATTGGCAAAGATCAACGAGAGAGAAACCCCGCAGTGCTCAGACGTCACAATTAGCCTCTTTTCTGTGACGACAAAATCATCTTATGACAGTAACAACAGGGACGAGTTGAACTGATGTTCCTGGTTGGTGACGTGGCGGGAACAGCTAGTTCACCGTGTCAGCAGTAGGTGCTAGCTGTAGCGTTACCTCCAGGACCTTCCCAGTGATGTACTTCTGACAGCTCTCGCACTGGATGCCAAACATGGCGTGGTAGTCCGATTCACAGTACGGAACTCCATCTCTGCGAGGGGAAAACAGCGCGAGACGCGGCGTTAATGAGCACTGAGCTAAAACCCAAGTGGAGTTCTGAGGGTCAGTGTTGCCTGACGTTGATCATGTGATCCATTTTCATGCTGAGGGAGTGCGCACGGAATGCTGGCACCTACTTGCTGATGTACTCGGCATTGAGCACCTTGTTGCAGACCCGACACTTGAAGCAGCCCAGGTGCCAGTGCTTgtccagggccaccagagactgCTCGTTCTTGAACTCCTTCCCGCAGCCGCAGCAGTCTGAGGACACAAATCTGCTCACGCAAACCGAGAGGAGGACGCGTTTGGCCAGAAGACTCAAAGTACTGACTGTGCACGGCCTGGATGGGCGCCGGGCTGTTGGCCGGGAGCGGCTGGGTGCAATTCTGGCAGACGCACTCCTTCCCGTTGAACGTCACTCGGTCGCCAGCCGGAAACGGTTGTCTGCAAGAGACAAAGGTTGAGATCATCAAGCATCTGAGCCATGACCTGTCTGTGGGAGGGGTCTACAGTGGGAGGGGCCCACAATGGGAGGGGTCCACTGTGGGAGGGGTCCGCAGTGGAGGGGTCCACTGTGGGAGGGGTCCACAGTGGGAGGGGTCCACTGTGGGAGGGGTCCACTGTGGGAGGGGTCCACAGTGGGAGGGGTCCATAATGGGAGGGGTCCTCAGTGGGAGGGGTCCGCAGTGGGAGGGGTCCATTGTGGGAGGGGTCCGCAGTGGGAGGGGTCCACAGTGGGAGGGGTCCGCAGTGGGAGGGGTCCACAGTGGGAGGGGTCCACAGTGGGAGGGTGTTTGTTCACTTCACTCACTTTAGGTCTTAAACATACAAACAGGAATAAACAGCTGTGTCGTCTGTAAAAAGGTTGAGTGCTTCCCAAGAAGGCCCTGAACCAGTGTGGTACCTTCACTTCCACTCCATGTTCAAGTCGCCGtcacaggtcagaggtgagaCCATTTACAATGATAATATTAAAACAGGCCTCATTATTCTCTAGCAGGGACGAACAAAAAGATGATTAAAGTTTGAATGACGGTGTGAGATTCTGTCACAGGGCGAAACATTCCTCAGCAGCAATGTCCTGCAGCCTGGACATGTGACCTCACAGCCTGGACATGTGACCTCACAGCCTGGACATGTGACCTCACAGCCTTGACACATGACCTCACAGCCTTGACACATGACCTCACAGCCTGGACGTTTGACCTCATAGCCTGGACACATGACCTCACAGCCTGGACATGTGACCTCACAGCCTGGAAACGTGACCTCACAGCCTGGACGTTTGACCTCATAGCCTGGACACATGACCTCACAGCCTTGACACGTGACCTCACAGCCTGGACGTTTGACCTCATAGCCTGGACACATGACCTCACAGCCTGGACATGTGACCTCACAGCCGGACATGTGACCTCACAGCCTGGATACATGACCTCACAGCCTGGACACATGACCTCACAGCCTGGACATGTGACCTCACAGCCTGGACGTTTGACCTCACAGCCTGGACACATGACTCACAGCCTGGACACATGACCTCACAGCCTGGACATGTGACCTCATGGCTTCTGTTAAAGCCTCACCATCAGCTGCTGTGACACAGTCCTCAAGAGCTTTATTTCCTGAGGACGACTGTGTAAAGAGACATAGATTCTAATTACTACCAAAAACCAAACCGAACCAGGTAAACAGTCCTGTTGGTCCCATCAAAAAGGTCGAACCTGAAATTGAAACGATTAAATGCTGACTATAGCAGGTTTGTGTGCTGATGTTCTGTTTCTGGCTACTTTGGGTCCCAGCCAGCGTTAGCGACCTTCTGAGCAGCTCCTGATTTATTCACACTGATGATTTGATGGAGTTGATCCTGAGGTCAGACTTAATTTCTGACTGCCTGAAGTGCTGAGGGTGGTTTCTGGTTACAAATCGATCACCTGGCTGCACTTTTAGCCTCGTATTGAGCTCTGTGACTCCTGCCAGATCATCAATGCGGcctccactagagg contains:
- the ablim2 gene encoding actin-binding LIM protein 2 isoform X17, producing the protein MPEEKVFQQQAVRGPLEQQKSKQGGGGGGICCQNCGKPCKGEALRVQNKHFHIKCFVCKVCGCELAHGGFFVRQGEYICTLDYQGLYGTRCFSCQDFIEGEVVSALGKTYHPRCFVCSSCKQPFPAGDRVTFNGKECVCQNCTQPLPANSPAPIQAVHNCCGCGKEFKNEQSLVALDKHWHLGCFKCRVCNKVLNAEYISKDGVPYCESDYHAMFGIQCESCQKYITGKVLEAGEKHYHPTCARCARCEQMFAEGEEMYLQGSSIWHPPCRQAAKLEEKSKATRTSSESITSVPASSASGSPSRVIYAKLGEEMLDYKDLAALPKTKAIYNIDRPDMLSYSPYISYASEERHYAEGDGEKSPRQRRPSSPSSNSSLGGYGRYTPSRSPQNYSQQGSESGRSTPSLSTFSDGKSPSSTYVPVPRHFHIPETVVKDNLYRKPPIYRQHASRTSWQDGEDSKRTSWMILKSETDGHAAAEEADPRKSTCSLPTDASQPHFPYSKSASLPGYGRNGIYKAAEMMEDEVDADSHSWGGTREYKIYPYELLAVTHRVKVKLPRDVDRTRLERHLSPGDFQKVFGMTLEQFDRLALWKKNDMKKAARLF
- the ablim2 gene encoding actin-binding LIM protein 2 isoform X16, yielding MPEEKVFQQQAVRGPLEQQKSKQGGGGGGICCQNCGKPCKGEALRVQNKHFHIKCFVCKVCGCELAHGGFFVRQGEYICTLDYQGLYGTRCFSCQDFIEGEVVSALGKTYHPRCFVCSSCKQPFPAGDRVTFNGKECVCQNCTQPLPANSPAPIQAVHNCCGCGKEFKNEQSLVALDKHWHLGCFKCRVCNKVLNAEYISKDGVPYCESDYHAMFGIQCESCQKYITGKVLEAGEKHYHPTCARCARCEQMFAEGEEMYLQGSSIWHPPCRQAAKLEEKSKKQVRIQLSDIPEQQATRTSSESITSVPASSASGSPSRVIYAKLGEEMLDYKDLAALPKTKAIYNIDRPDMLSYSPYISYASEERHYAEGDGEKSPRQRRPSSPSSNSSLGGYGRYTPSRSPQNYSQQGSESGRSTPSLSTFSDGKSPSSTYVPVPRHFHIPETVVKDNLYRKPPIYRQHASRTSWQDGEDSKRTSWMILKSETDGHAAAEEADPRKSTCSLPTDASQPHFPYSKSASLPGYGRNGIYKAAEMMEDEVDADSHSWGGTREYKIYPYELLAVTHRVKVKLPRDVDRTRLERHLSPGDFQKVFGMTLEQFDRLALWKKNDMKKAARLF
- the ablim2 gene encoding actin-binding LIM protein 2 isoform X18 — encoded protein: MPEEKVFQQQAVRGPLEQQKSKQGGGGGGICCQNCGKPCKGEALRVQNKHFHIKCFVCKVCGCELAHGGFFVRQGEYICTLDYQGLYGTRCFSCQDFIEGEVVSALGKTYHPRCFVCSSCKQPFPAGDRVTFNGKECVCQNCTQPLPANSPAPIQAVHNCCGCGKEFKNEQSLVALDKHWHLGCFKCRVCNKVLNAEYISKDGVPYCESDYHAMFGIQCESCQKYITGKVLEAGEKHYHPTCARCARCEQMFAEGEEMYLQGSSIWHPPCRQAAKLEEKSKKQVRIQLSDIPEQQATRTSSESITSVPASSASGSPSRVIYAKLGEEMLDYKDLAALPKTKAIYNIDRPDMLSYSPYISYASEERHYAESPQLPLSSTIESPQLLSPAMTEGDGEKSPRQRRPSSPSSNSSLGGYGRYTPSRSPQNYSQQASRTSWQDGEDSKRTSWMILKSETDGHAAAEEADPRKSTCSLPTDASQPHFPYSKSASLPGYGRNGIYKAAEMMEDEVDADSHSWGGTREYKIYPYELLAVTHRVKVKLPRDVDRTRLERHLSPGDFQKVFGMTLEQFDRLALWKKNDMKKAARLF
- the ablim2 gene encoding actin-binding LIM protein 2 isoform X19, with protein sequence MPEEKVFQQQAVRGPLEQQKSKQGGGGGGICCQNCGKPCKGEALRVQNKHFHIKCFVCKVCGCELAHGGFFVRQGEYICTLDYQGLYGTRCFSCQDFIEGEVVSALGKTYHPRCFVCSSCKQPFPAGDRVTFNGKECVCQNCTQPLPANSPAPIQAVHNCCGCGKEFKNEQSLVALDKHWHLGCFKCRVCNKVLNAEYISKDGVPYCESDYHAMFGIQCESCQKYITGKVLEAGEKHYHPTCARCARCEQMFAEGEEMYLQGSSIWHPPCRQAAKLEEKSKKQVRIQLSDIPEQQATRTSSESITSVPASSASGSPSRVIYAKLGEEMLDYKDLAALPKTKAIYNIDRPDMLSYSPYISYASEERHYAESPQLPLSSTIEGDGEKSPRQRRPSSPSSNSSLGGYGRYTPSRSPQNYSQQASRTSWQDGEDSKRTSWMILKSETDGHAAAEEADPRKSTCSLPTDASQPHFPYSKSASLPGYGRNGIYKAAEMMEDEVDADSHSWGGTREYKIYPYELLAVTHRVKVKLPRDVDRTRLERHLSPGDFQKVFGMTLEQFDRLALWKKNDMKKAARLF
- the ablim2 gene encoding actin-binding LIM protein 2 isoform X20; the encoded protein is MPEEKVFQQQAVRGPLEQQKSKQGGGGGGICCQNCGKPCKGEALRVQNKHFHIKCFVCKVCGCELAHGGFFVRQGEYICTLDYQGLYGTRCFSCQDFIEGEVVSALGKTYHPRCFVCSSCKQPFPAGDRVTFNGKECVCQNCTQPLPANSPAPIQAVHNCCGCGKEFKNEQSLVALDKHWHLGCFKCRVCNKVLNAEYISKDGVPYCESDYHAMFGIQCESCQKYITGKVLEAGEKHYHPTCARCARCEQMFAEGEEMYLQGSSIWHPPCRQAAKLEEKSKKQVRIQLSDIPEQQATRTSSESITSVPASSASGSPSRVIYAKLGEEMLDYKDLAALPKTKAIYNIDRPDMLSYSPYISYASEERHYAEGDGEKSPRQRRPSSPSSNSSLGGYGRYTPSRSPQNYSQQASRTSWQDGEDSKRTSWMILKSETDGHAAAEEADPRKSTCSLPTDASQPHFPYSKSASLPGYGRNGIYKAAEMMEDEVDADSHSWGGTREYKIYPYELLAVTHRVKVKLPRDVDRTRLERHLSPGDFQKVFGMTLEQFDRLALWKKNDMKKAARLF